In Pyxidicoccus xibeiensis, the following proteins share a genomic window:
- a CDS encoding caspase family protein, with the protein MAQGYSLNIGLNSVDPAHYAGWDGALMACEADAEDMELIAKAAKFGMVRKVLTKDATRVRIKKELDEAAKVLAAGDLFLLSYSGHGGQLPDRNNDESDAQDETWVLYDGELIDDEIYAALSKLKQGVRVLMFSDSCHSGTVSKMAYAALRTTGSLEMLADTVQDSVAEERRFKDMPVGIALRTYRNNRAMYDAIMAELPKEDPKATVKATVLLISGCQDNQLSSDGAFNGLFTANMLRVYNGGKFRGDHRTFHRRIVRRMPPLQSPVYSIVGVPSREFESQTPFKI; encoded by the coding sequence ATGGCTCAGGGATATTCGTTGAACATCGGCTTGAACTCCGTGGACCCGGCCCACTACGCGGGCTGGGACGGGGCGCTCATGGCCTGCGAGGCGGACGCGGAGGACATGGAGCTCATCGCGAAGGCGGCGAAGTTCGGGATGGTGCGCAAGGTGCTGACGAAGGATGCGACGCGCGTGCGCATCAAGAAGGAGCTGGACGAGGCGGCGAAGGTGCTCGCCGCCGGAGACCTCTTCCTGCTGAGCTACTCGGGGCACGGCGGCCAGCTCCCCGACAGGAACAACGACGAGTCGGACGCGCAGGACGAGACGTGGGTGCTCTATGACGGAGAGCTCATCGACGACGAAATCTACGCCGCGCTCTCGAAGCTGAAGCAGGGCGTGCGCGTGCTGATGTTCTCCGACAGCTGTCACTCCGGCACGGTGAGCAAGATGGCGTACGCGGCGCTGCGCACCACCGGCAGCCTGGAGATGCTGGCGGACACCGTGCAGGACTCGGTGGCCGAGGAGCGGCGCTTCAAGGACATGCCGGTGGGCATCGCCCTGCGCACCTACCGCAACAACAGGGCCATGTACGACGCCATCATGGCGGAGCTGCCCAAGGAAGACCCCAAGGCGACGGTGAAGGCGACGGTGCTGCTCATCTCCGGCTGCCAGGACAACCAGTTGTCCAGCGACGGCGCCTTCAACGGCCTGTTCACCGCCAACATGCTGCGCGTCTACAACGGCGGGAAGTTCCGCGGCGACCACCGCACCTTCCACCGCCGCATCGTCCGGCGGATGCCGCCGCTGCAGTCCCCCGTGTACTCCATCGTCGGCGTCCCCAGCCGCGAGTTCGAGAGCCAGACGCCGTTCAAGATTTGA